Proteins from a single region of Chryseomicrobium sp. FSL W7-1435:
- the deoC gene encoding deoxyribose-phosphate aldolase — protein MKKSTASYIDHTLLKPEATQSQVEVLCQEAAKYEFASVCVNPTWVAFAAEQLKDSPVKVCTVIGFPLGASTSDTKSFETKDAIAKGATEIDMVLNVGALKSGLNEEVQKDIEAVVEAAKGKAIVKVILETCLLTKDEIVLASQLSKNAGADFVKTSTGFSTGGATAEDVALMKKTVGDDLEVKASGGVRSIEDFNAMVEAGATRIGASSGVLIMEGQKSDSDY, from the coding sequence ATGAAAAAATCCACTGCATCTTATATTGATCATACATTACTAAAACCTGAAGCAACGCAATCACAAGTAGAAGTACTTTGCCAAGAAGCAGCAAAATATGAATTTGCTTCAGTTTGTGTAAATCCTACATGGGTAGCATTCGCGGCAGAACAACTAAAAGATAGCCCTGTAAAAGTTTGTACAGTTATTGGGTTCCCACTTGGAGCTTCTACATCAGATACAAAATCATTCGAAACAAAAGATGCCATTGCAAAAGGCGCTACTGAAATCGATATGGTACTAAATGTCGGCGCTTTAAAATCCGGTTTGAATGAGGAAGTACAAAAAGACATCGAAGCAGTTGTTGAAGCTGCTAAAGGAAAAGCAATCGTGAAAGTAATTTTGGAAACATGCTTGCTGACTAAAGATGAAATCGTACTTGCTTCTCAACTGTCGAAAAATGCTGGAGCTGACTTTGTGAAGACATCTACAGGATTCTCAACAGGTGGCGCTACTGCAGAAGACGTGGCACTTATGAAAAAAACAGTGGGTGACGATCTTGAAGTAAAAGCTTCTGGTGGAGTTCGCAGCATTGAAGATTTTAATGCAATGGTAGAAGCGGGAGCAACGCGTATTGGCGCAAGTTCTGGCGTGTTAATTATGGAAGGCCAAAAGAGCGATTCTGACTACTAA
- the floA gene encoding flotillin-like protein FloA (flotillin-like protein involved in membrane lipid rafts) has translation MLEGLGVIGLVAVIVIVFIFLAVFFTFVPVTLWISALAAGVRISIFTLIGMRLRRVIPNRIVNPLIKAHKAGLDVGINQLESHYLAGGNVDRVVNALIAAHRANIDLSFERAAAIDLAGRDVLEAVQMSVNPKVIETPFIAGVAMDGIEVKAKARITVRANIDRLVGGAGEETIVARVGEGIVSTIGSSANHKKVLENPDMISQTVLSKGLDSGTAFEILSIDIADVDIGKNIGAELQTEQAEADKKIAQAKAEERRAMAVATEQEMKARVEEMRAKVVEAESQVPLAMADALKDGNIGVMDYMNYKNIQADTSMRDSISKVGKKDTNDGPVDS, from the coding sequence ATGCTAGAAGGTTTAGGTGTCATTGGCTTAGTAGCCGTCATCGTTATTGTATTTATATTCTTAGCGGTGTTCTTCACATTCGTACCAGTTACGCTTTGGATCTCTGCTTTAGCAGCAGGCGTTCGAATCAGCATTTTCACACTAATCGGGATGCGTTTACGTCGCGTAATTCCAAACCGTATTGTGAATCCTTTAATCAAGGCTCACAAAGCTGGTTTAGATGTTGGAATCAATCAATTAGAAAGTCACTATCTTGCCGGTGGTAATGTTGACCGTGTTGTCAACGCATTGATTGCTGCTCATCGTGCTAACATTGATTTATCATTTGAACGTGCTGCAGCTATCGATCTTGCAGGTCGTGACGTATTAGAAGCTGTTCAAATGTCGGTTAATCCTAAAGTTATTGAAACACCATTTATTGCGGGTGTTGCAATGGACGGGATTGAAGTAAAAGCAAAAGCGCGTATCACGGTTCGTGCTAACATCGACCGCCTTGTTGGGGGTGCTGGTGAAGAAACAATCGTAGCTCGTGTAGGTGAGGGGATTGTAAGTACAATCGGTTCTTCTGCAAACCATAAAAAAGTTCTAGAAAACCCAGATATGATCTCACAAACTGTTTTATCAAAAGGACTTGACTCGGGTACTGCCTTTGAAATTCTATCCATTGATATTGCGGACGTTGATATCGGTAAAAACATTGGTGCAGAACTTCAAACGGAACAAGCAGAAGCAGATAAGAAAATTGCGCAAGCTAAAGCCGAAGAACGTCGTGCAATGGCTGTAGCAACAGAGCAAGAAATGAAGGCTCGTGTTGAAGAAATGCGTGCTAAAGTTGTGGAAGCTGAATCACAAGTACCACTTGCGATGGCTGATGCGCTTAAAGACGGTAACATCGGTGTAATGGATTACATGAACTATAAAAATATTCAAGCGGATACATCTATGCGTGATTCCATCAGTAAAGTTGGAAAGAAAGACACAAATGATGGTCCAGTGGACTCGTAA
- the rpsU gene encoding 30S ribosomal protein S21, translating into MSKTVVRKNESLEDALRRFKRTVSKSGTIQEVRKREFYEKPSVKRKKKSEAARKRKW; encoded by the coding sequence ATGTCAAAAACTGTCGTTCGCAAAAACGAATCGCTTGAGGATGCTCTTCGACGCTTCAAACGTACTGTTTCTAAAAGCGGTACAATTCAAGAGGTACGAAAGCGCGAGTTTTATGAAAAACCAAGCGTAAAACGTAAAAAGAAATCAGAAGCTGCGCGTAAACGTAAGTGGTAA
- a CDS encoding nodulation protein NfeD, protein MLLAGLLMPLFSVTAQNETVYRIPLDDVVEKALYTFLAQSIDEAQENNADAIIIEMNTPGGLVDEAENIAKLLADTEDIEIIMYINNRALSAGAYLALYADQIYMSPNATMGAAAVIDQTGNAADEKARSAWAASMRNAAEYSGRDPDYALAMVDESLELPDVDVEAGELLTLAASEALEVGYAEGIVESLDEVLAAIGLENAEVISVEESFLVKLARFVTNPIIVPILLSIGSLGLVLELYSPGFGLPGLAGISALVLFFYGHMIAGLAGYEALMLFALGVILLVAEIFLPFGISGVLGGLAIIGSLYLAGADFTQISISILIALAVAIIGMVIIMKFFGKKLKLFNKIILNDSTSTEKGYVSSIERRELIGQLADTLTPLRPSGTIVIGDERLDAVSEGNFVDRNKKVIIRKVEGSRIVVREYKEEEI, encoded by the coding sequence ATGCTCTTGGCAGGGTTATTGATGCCACTATTTTCGGTAACAGCTCAAAATGAAACCGTTTACCGTATTCCCCTTGATGACGTTGTCGAAAAAGCTCTCTATACATTTTTAGCGCAGTCCATTGATGAGGCACAGGAGAACAATGCTGATGCGATTATCATAGAAATGAATACGCCTGGTGGATTGGTAGATGAGGCAGAAAACATTGCCAAACTCCTTGCCGATACCGAGGATATTGAAATTATTATGTATATCAATAATCGAGCATTATCTGCGGGTGCTTATCTAGCTCTCTATGCTGATCAAATCTACATGTCTCCAAACGCCACGATGGGTGCGGCAGCCGTTATTGATCAAACAGGGAACGCTGCAGATGAAAAGGCACGTAGTGCTTGGGCGGCTTCGATGCGCAATGCAGCTGAATACTCAGGACGTGATCCAGACTACGCGTTAGCGATGGTCGATGAATCGCTCGAGTTGCCAGACGTTGACGTCGAGGCTGGAGAGTTATTGACTCTTGCGGCATCAGAAGCGTTAGAAGTTGGGTATGCAGAGGGCATTGTAGAGTCGTTAGACGAAGTATTAGCAGCAATTGGGCTCGAAAATGCTGAAGTGATCTCAGTAGAAGAATCATTTTTGGTGAAACTTGCTCGTTTCGTTACCAATCCCATTATTGTGCCAATCCTGCTCTCTATCGGTAGTTTAGGCTTAGTGCTTGAATTGTATTCACCAGGATTTGGCTTGCCTGGTTTGGCAGGAATCAGTGCATTGGTGTTGTTCTTCTATGGACACATGATTGCGGGATTAGCAGGCTATGAAGCCCTCATGCTGTTTGCTTTAGGAGTCATCTTGCTTGTTGCAGAGATTTTTCTCCCCTTCGGCATTAGTGGTGTTCTTGGGGGACTTGCGATTATTGGAAGCTTGTATTTAGCTGGCGCTGATTTTACGCAAATTAGTATTTCAATCTTAATTGCATTAGCAGTTGCGATTATAGGAATGGTGATCATCATGAAGTTTTTTGGGAAAAAATTAAAATTGTTCAATAAAATTATTTTGAACGACTCAACCTCTACGGAGAAGGGCTATGTGTCCTCTATTGAGCGAAGAGAATTGATTGGTCAACTTGCAGACACCTTAACACCACTTCGTCCATCTGGTACTATTGTAATTGGTGATGAGCGATTGGATGCGGTTTCTGAAGGAAATTTTGTTGACCGTAATAAAAAAGTCATCATCAGAAAAGTAGAAGGCTCACGAATTGTTGTTCGTGAATATAAAGAGGAGGAAATTTAA